One Setaria viridis chromosome 3, Setaria_viridis_v4.0, whole genome shotgun sequence DNA window includes the following coding sequences:
- the LOC117848747 gene encoding uncharacterized protein → MATTAAGAPRAQTLRDLADEGKKRAVLLLVFAFGLAFLMSLTSSSVWFNLPFATALIILFRYISLDYDLRRKSTTNTDQDISRPLIKTRSTELKKVLLTENDGKSNWRSKVNSPPVEAAFEQFSRHLVTEWVTDLWYSRVTPDKEGPEELITIVNTVLGEISVRARNVNLISLLTRDLVDLICNSLELYHFCQAKIGKEKFVNLPSEHRDAELKMALLAENKLHPALFSANAEYRVLQSLADGLISITVKPQDLQCTFFRCTARELLACAVLRPVMNLVNPRFINERIESLALSRANKLEKGVEESMVDATTVKQKEASMPSIDEFSASIDHSSPGVELVPFHQGQSKMASDMQPSKSKNSSSLKPESSNASLIGTSHPLESTSLHSTSHVASGNGFSLHSKSSDIASTDSHGRERAQPLGISSQRTHQALALEHLENMWTKGKNYKSENAKHNANIPVGSDSLGSTSSGQQSVPCCTSISQSQALFSQSEDQRLVRHSTTPAYSNGTNHLPKSLSADMAEHAGPEDFGVESESSYATEDDDVNNVTGLDSPVTRVWESKSKGNATSSHIHHPLESSSFHRAKKNRSHVGKLKMSRTSSGRKRSRSYAQKPPIWQEERSSFTVGDDLDILNASANDSKTDELVEDTEVESMARMFSSANASIYSLASTDSSYSSNYGGANVLQDSYLKLRCEVVGASIVKSGSGMFAVYSISVTDANGNSWSIKRRFRHFEELHRRLKEYAQYNLHLPPKHFLSSGLEVPVVRERCKLLDIYLKNLLQIPIVSSCIEVWDFLSVDSQTYIFMDSLSVIQTLSVGLDERSNGKSRKVLNSSGALNGSFISGGQSFHGHTDNTVHKDLDFAVSDGLRYRKGNVEKNLGNSVCDTTTNLYLDNSGSDPEQNDYSFSIDSVNPKKMRSSETNETPQLLGSDGFSVSPNDWMAPNLSVPLFHLVDVVFQLQDGGWIRRQAFWVAKQLLQLGMGDTFDDWLVDKIQLLRKGRIIAFAVKRVEQILWPDGIFMTKHPNRKTSPPPSGEQNNVVGNYLSDEQRLEAARRANFVRELIIDKAPSPLVSLVGRKDYEKCAQDIYFFLQSPVCLKQLAFELLELLVLAAFPELDGTVRKWHEDKQRFGAQ, encoded by the exons ATGGCGACCACGGCCGCGGGCGCGCCGAGAGCGCAGACGCTGCGCGACCTCGCGGATGAGGGGAAGAAGCGGGCCGTCCTGCTCCTCGTCTTCGCCTTCGGCCTCGCTTTCCTCATGTCCC TGACGAGCTCGTCAGTATGGTTTAACCTGCCATTTGCCACAGCTCTGATTATTTTATTTCGCTATATATCACTTGACTATGACCTCCGTAGAAAGAGCACAACTAATACAGATCAGGACATCAGTCGTCCACTTATAAAAACGAGAAGTACTGAGTTAAAGAAAGTCCTTCTGACTGAAAATGATGGAAAATCTAATTGGAGGAGCAAGGTTAATTCACCTCCAGTTGAAGCAGCATTTGAACAGTTTTCAAGGCACCTTGTCACAGAATGGGTAACAGATCTGTGGTACTCCCGTGTAACACCTGACAAGGAAGGTCCAGAGGAACTCATCACCATAGTTAATACTGTCCTTGGGGAGATTTCAGTTCGGGCAAGAAATGTTAACCTTATCAGTTTGCTAACCAG AGATCTGGTTGATCTTATATGCAATAGTTTGGAACTTTATCATTTCTGTCAAGCCAAGATTGGAAAAGAGAAGTTTGTGAACCTGCCATCAGAGCATCGTGATGCTGAACTGAAAATGGCCCTTCTGGCCGAAAACAAGTTGCATCCTGCTCTATTTTCAGCCAATGCCGAATACAGG GTATTGCAAAGCCTTGCTGATGGTTTGATCTCAATCACAGTGAAGCCTCAGGATCTACAGTGTACCTTCTTCCGGTGCACAGCGCGAGAACTTCTCGCTTGTGCAGTTTTGAGACCTGTCATGAACTTAGTAAATCCAAG GTTTATAAATGAAAGAATTGAATCATTGGCTCTTTCACGTGCTAATAAGTTGGAGAAAGGAGTTGAAGAATCCATGGTGGATGCTACAACTGTTAAGCAAAAGGAGGCTTCTATGCCTTCTATAGATGAATTTTCTGCATCAATAGATCACTCGAGTCCAGGTGTTGAACTGGTTCCATTTCATCAGGGTCAGTCCAAAATGGCATCAGATATGCAACCCAGCAAAAGTAAAAATTCATCTAGTCTAAAACCAGAATCCAGTAATGCTTCTTTGATCGGTACTTCACATCCACTTGAGTCAACAAGTTTACATTCCACTTCCCATGTTGCTTCGGGTAATGGTTTTTCTTTACATTCCAAAAGCAGTGACATAGCATCCACAGATAGTCATGGGAGAGAACGTGCACAGCCCTTGGGTATCAGCTCCCAACGAACACATCAAGCTCTAGCACTTGAGCACCTTGAGAATATGTGGACAAAGGGAAAGAATTACAAATCAGAAAATGCAAAACATAATGCGAATATACCTGTTGGATCTGATTCTCTAGGTTCGACTTCTTCAGGGCAGCAGTCGGTTCCCTGCTGCACTTCAATTTCTCAAAGTCAAGCACTGTTCTCTCAATCTGAGGACCAGCGCTTGGTAAGACACTCAACTACACCTGCATATTCAAATGGCACCAACCACCTGCCGAAAAGCTTATCTGCAGACATGGCAGAACATGCTGGCCCAGAAGACTTTGGAGTAGAGAGTGAGAGTTCATACGCCACTGAAGACGATGACGTCAACAATGTGACTGGACTTGATTCTCCTGTTACCCGAGTTTGGGAGAGCAAAAGCAAAGGAAATGCCACCTCATCACATATACATCACCCACTTGAGTCTTCTAGTTTCCATAGAGCAAAGAAGAATAGAAGTCATGTCGGAAAACTGAAAATGTCAAGAACTTCTTCAGGAAGAAAAAGGTCTAGGTCATATGCTCAAAAGCCTCCCATCTGGCAAGAAGAAAGATCCTCGTTCACGGTTGGGGATGATTTGGACATACTAAATGCATCTGCAAATGATTCAAAGACAGATGAATTAGTTGAGGATACTGAGGTGGAAAGTATGGCTAGGATGTTTAGTAGTGCAAATGCTTCAATTTATTCATTGGCATCAACTGACTCTTCTTATTCTTCGAATTATGGCGGTGCCAATGTGCTACAAGATTCTTATCTGAAGTTAAGATGCGAG GTGGTAGGAGCTAGCATTGTGAAAAGTGGGTCTGGCATGTTTGCTGTGTATTCTATTTCCGTGACTGACGCCAATGGTAATAGTTGGTCCATCAAGAGGAG GTTTCGTCATTTTGAAGAGCTGCATCGACGTCTGAAAGAGTATGCTCAGTACAATCTTCATTTACCTCCAAAACATTTTCTTTCATCAGGTTTAGAGGTTCCTGTTGTTCGAGAGAGATGCAAGCTGCTTGACATATATCTGAAG AACCTCCTTCAAATTCCTATTGTTTCAAGCTGCATAGAAGTCTGGGATTTTCTCAGTGTGGACTCACAG ACATATATTTTCATGGACTCTCTCTCAGTTATCCAGACATTGTCAG TCGGTTTAGATGAAAGATCAAATGGGAAGAGTAGAAAAGTATTGAATTCTTCTGGAGCTTTGAATGGAAGTTTTATTTCTGGAGGTCAATCTTTCCATGGACATACAGATAATACCGTGCATAAGGATTTGGACTTTGCTGTCAGTGATGGTTTGAGATATAGGAAAGGGAATGTGGAAAAGAACTTAGGAAATAGTGTTTGTGACACAACTACCAATCTTTATCTAGATAATTCTGGAAGTGACCCGGAGCAGAATGATTATTCGTTTTCAATAGATTCAGTAAATCCTAAGAAGATGCGTTCAAGTGAAACCAATGAGACACCTCAACTTTTGGGATCTGATGGATTCTCTGTATCTCCTAATGAT TGGATGGCCCCAAATCTTAGTGTCCCCTTGTTTCATCTTGTTGATGTGGTTTTTCAGCTCCAAGATGGAGGCTGGATCAG GCGTCAAGCATTTTGGGTAGCAAAGCAACTACTGCAGTTGGGAATGGGAGACACATTTGATGACTGGCTTGTTGACAAAATCCAATTACTTAGGAAAGGAAGGATAATTGCTTTCGCTGTTAAGCGGGTTGAACAA ATTCTCTGGCCTGATGGAATTTTCATGACAAAACATCCAAATAGAAAAACGTCACCACCACCTTCTGGTGAACAGAACAATGTTGTGGGCAACTATCTAAGTGATGAACAACGGCTAGAAGCTGCTCGTCGTGCAAATTTTGTCCGTGAATTAATAATAG ATAAAGCACCATCTCCACTAGTGAGTCTGGTTGGCCGAAAGGATTATGAAAAATGTGCTCAGGATATCTACTTCTTTCTTCAG TCCCCGGTTTGTTTGAAGCAGCTAGCATTTGAGCTCCTAGAGCTGCTTGTTCTAGCCGCGTTCCCAGAGTTGGATGGCACTGTGAGAAAGTGGCATGAAGATAAACAGCGGTTCGGCGCCCAGTAA
- the LOC117849578 gene encoding uncharacterized protein, whose translation MSDGAGAGGQGHGGLYGDPAAADHFTAFDHDDFFFQRTPYAGEGSGGGDGLTTPYSSITDYLQGFLEPAGLAAHLDVPCRLGDDDAVKQEMEVRLIRHDGPAASAPVTPNSSSVLSSSSCEAGGADEETQRRCKNMLEGEEEEQEMDAEGSAADRNCKRSKAAEKKARGEKKPREPRVAFMTKSEVDHLEDGYRWRKYGQKAVKNSSYPRSYYRCTAARCGVKKRVERSHQDPSTVVTTYEGQHTHPRPASLLVRGGAGGGAYAAPPPQLGLGFRPDLRAMIDSYAHGTRMAPGSLLLPRPAGLPSPAPGLLQEHRRSSSHLAAAYGGAVLDFVPSAMGDGHA comes from the exons ATGTCTGATGGAGCAGGAGCGGGGGGTCAAGGCCATGGGGGCCTCTACGGGGATCCTGCCGCGGCTGATCACTTCACCGCCTTCGACCACGACGACTTCTTCTTCCAGAGAACGCCGTACGCCGGggaaggcagcggcggcggcgatgggctgACGACGCCGTACTCAAGCATCACGGACTACCTGCAGGGCTTCCTGGAGCCTGCGGGGCTCGCTGCGCACCTCGACGTGCCGTGCCGGTTGGGCGATGACGACGCCGTGAAGCAGGAAATGGAGGTGCGGTTGATCCGCCATGACGGCCCGGCGGCCAGTGCGCCGGTCACGCCGAACTCGTCGTCGGTGCTGTCGTCGTCCAGCTGCGAGGCTGGTGGTGCCGACGAGGAGACGCAGCGCCGGTGCAAGAATATGCTGGAgggggaagaagaggaacagGAGATGGATGCCGAGGGATCTGCAGCCGATCGGAACTGCAA GAGGAGCAAAGCTGCAGAGAAGAAGGCGAGGGGCGAGAAGAAGCCGCGGGAGCCCCGCGTGGCGTTCATGACCAAAAGCGAGGTCGACCACCTCGAGGACGGATACCGGTGGCGCAAGTACGGCCAGAAGGCCGTCAAGAACAGCTCGTACCCGAGGAGCTACTACCGGTgcacggcggcgcggtgcggggTCAAGAAGCGGGTCGAGCGCTCGCACCAGGACCCCTCCACGGTCGTCACCACCTACGAGGGCCAGCACACGCACCCGAGGCCCGCGAGCCTCCTCGtcaggggcggcgccggcggcggggcctacgcggcgccgccgccgcagcttgGGCTTGGCTTCCGCCCAGACCTGCGCGCGATGATCGACAGCTACGCTCACGGCACGCGCATGGCGCCCGGGAGCTTGCTGCTGCCTCGTCCTGCCGGCctgccctcgccggcgccggggcttCTTCAGGAGCACCGCCGCTCTTCTTCGCATTTGGCGGCTGCGTACGGTGGCGCCGTGCTGGACTTCGTTCCGTCCGCGATGGGCGATGGGCATGCATGA
- the LOC117849577 gene encoding uncharacterized protein isoform X1 gives MDCLGTQEPHSIGTSNGLFKDPHYQKCTFDQTSRANQQNGCSSNEVSKHNIGIAEVHFSRDDSSAEMTNLHPLLPCDYGSSVPTLTPCCSHPETVFSPNWKQDDPQTKAMYHNGAATDDNSEFLQLIFSDTYEGNSSSELQIWDILDLYFPESFAAVQFNTLMGFGNDDCSYNECVDAADMVAMGISPPDKTRGVDDATCRAPVDYTSFYLQNRPSDSENECSSASCMVTGYECTDNQELPVGLLNLMDIGSPGNSDDLSRPSLNTKNIVLVLDLDETLVHSKLQPCDNFDFTLQVFFNMEDHTVYVRQRPHLEMFFNRVAQMFEVVVFTASESVYAEPLLDKLDPDRKLISRRFYRESCTFSNGSYTKDLTIFGVDLAKVVIVDNTPQVFQLQVDNGIPIKSWFDDPTDVELMELLQFLATLVDAKDVRPIISKNFNNKPQLIGSD, from the exons ATGGACTGTTTAGGAACGCAGGAACCCCATTCAATCGGTACATCCAATGGACTTTTTAAAGATCCTCATTATCAAAAGTGTACGTTTGACCAAACATCAAGGGCGAACCAGCAAAATG GATGTTCCAGTAATGAAGTATCAAAACATAATATTGGAATCGCTGAAGTCCATTTCTCACGGGATGATTCTAGTGCAGAAATGACCAATTTACACCCACTCTTACCATGTGATTATGGATCATCG GTTCCTACACTGACACCATGCTGCTCACACCCTGAAACTGTATTCTCACCTAATTGGAAACAGGATGATCCTCAGACAAAAGCAATGTATCACAATGGTGCAG CAACGGATGACAACTCTGAGTTTCTTCAACTAATTTTTAGTGACACTTACGAAGGGAACAGTTCAAGTGAACTGCAAATTTGGGATATTTTAGATCTGTATTTCCCTGAAAGCTTTGCCGCTGTTCAATTCAATACGCTGATGGGTTTTGGAAATGATGATTGTAGTTATAATGAGTGTGTGGATGCTGCTGATATGGTAGCGATGGGCATTTCTCCCCCAGATAAAACAAGGGGCGTGGATGATGCTACTTGCAGGGCTCCAGTTGATTATACTAGCTTTTACCTTCAAAATAGACCATCAGATTCAGAGAATGAGTGCAGCTCTGCCTCTTGCATGGTGACAGGATATGAATGTACTGATAATCAAGAACTACCAGTAGGTCTTCTGAATTTAATGGATATTGGTTCACCAGGCAATTCAGATGACTTATCCAGACCATCACTGAACACAAAAAACATCGTGCTTGTGCTGGATTTGGATG AAACCCTTGTTCATTCAAAGCTACAACCCTGTGATAATTTTGACTTCACCCTTCAAGTTTTCTTTAATATGGAAGATCATACAGTATACGTGAGGCAGAGGCCTCACCTCGAGATGTTCTTCAACCGAGTTGCTCAGATGTTTGAGGTTGTCGTTTTCACAGCTAGTGAGAGTGTTTATGCTGAGCCTCTACTAGATAAACTCGATCCAGATCGGAAACTGATTTCACGCCGTTTTTACCGTGAATCGTGTACATTTTCCAATGGTAGCTACACAAAGGACCTAACAATTTTCGGAGTTGACTTGGCAAAAGTTGTGATAGTTGACAATACTCCACAG GTCTTCCAGCTGCAGGTCGACAACGGCATACCCATAAAGAGCTGGTTTGATGACCCCACAGATGTTGAGTTGATGGAACTGCTTCAATTCCTTGCGACCCTCGTTGATGCCAAGGATGTTCGACCAATAATCTCCAAGAACTTCAACAACAAACCTCAATTGATAGGATCGGATTAG
- the LOC117849577 gene encoding uncharacterized protein isoform X2, with amino-acid sequence MDCLGTQEPHSIGTSNGLFKDPHYQKCTFDQTSRANQQNGCSSNEVSKHNIGIAEVHFSRDDSSAEMTNLHPLLPCDYGSSVPTLTPCCSHPETVFSPNWKQDDPQTKAMYHNGAATDDNSEFLQLIFSDTYEGNSSSELQIWDILDLYFPESFAAVQFNTLMGFGNDDCSYNECVDAADMVAMGISPPDKTRGVDDATCRAPVDYTSFYLQNRPSDSENECSSASCMVTGYECTDNQELPVGLLNLMDIGSPGNSDDLSRPSLNTKNIVLVLDLDETLVHSKLQPCDNFDFTLQVFFNMEDHTVYVRQRPHLEMFFNRVAQMFEVVVFTASESVYAEPLLDKLDPDRKLISRRFYRESCTFSNGSYTKDLTIFGVDLAKVVIVDNTPQLQVDNGIPIKSWFDDPTDVELMELLQFLATLVDAKDVRPIISKNFNNKPQLIGSD; translated from the exons ATGGACTGTTTAGGAACGCAGGAACCCCATTCAATCGGTACATCCAATGGACTTTTTAAAGATCCTCATTATCAAAAGTGTACGTTTGACCAAACATCAAGGGCGAACCAGCAAAATG GATGTTCCAGTAATGAAGTATCAAAACATAATATTGGAATCGCTGAAGTCCATTTCTCACGGGATGATTCTAGTGCAGAAATGACCAATTTACACCCACTCTTACCATGTGATTATGGATCATCG GTTCCTACACTGACACCATGCTGCTCACACCCTGAAACTGTATTCTCACCTAATTGGAAACAGGATGATCCTCAGACAAAAGCAATGTATCACAATGGTGCAG CAACGGATGACAACTCTGAGTTTCTTCAACTAATTTTTAGTGACACTTACGAAGGGAACAGTTCAAGTGAACTGCAAATTTGGGATATTTTAGATCTGTATTTCCCTGAAAGCTTTGCCGCTGTTCAATTCAATACGCTGATGGGTTTTGGAAATGATGATTGTAGTTATAATGAGTGTGTGGATGCTGCTGATATGGTAGCGATGGGCATTTCTCCCCCAGATAAAACAAGGGGCGTGGATGATGCTACTTGCAGGGCTCCAGTTGATTATACTAGCTTTTACCTTCAAAATAGACCATCAGATTCAGAGAATGAGTGCAGCTCTGCCTCTTGCATGGTGACAGGATATGAATGTACTGATAATCAAGAACTACCAGTAGGTCTTCTGAATTTAATGGATATTGGTTCACCAGGCAATTCAGATGACTTATCCAGACCATCACTGAACACAAAAAACATCGTGCTTGTGCTGGATTTGGATG AAACCCTTGTTCATTCAAAGCTACAACCCTGTGATAATTTTGACTTCACCCTTCAAGTTTTCTTTAATATGGAAGATCATACAGTATACGTGAGGCAGAGGCCTCACCTCGAGATGTTCTTCAACCGAGTTGCTCAGATGTTTGAGGTTGTCGTTTTCACAGCTAGTGAGAGTGTTTATGCTGAGCCTCTACTAGATAAACTCGATCCAGATCGGAAACTGATTTCACGCCGTTTTTACCGTGAATCGTGTACATTTTCCAATGGTAGCTACACAAAGGACCTAACAATTTTCGGAGTTGACTTGGCAAAAGTTGTGATAGTTGACAATACTCCACAG CTGCAGGTCGACAACGGCATACCCATAAAGAGCTGGTTTGATGACCCCACAGATGTTGAGTTGATGGAACTGCTTCAATTCCTTGCGACCCTCGTTGATGCCAAGGATGTTCGACCAATAATCTCCAAGAACTTCAACAACAAACCTCAATTGATAGGATCGGATTAG
- the LOC117849577 gene encoding uncharacterized protein isoform X3, whose product MTNLHPLLPCDYGSSVPTLTPCCSHPETVFSPNWKQDDPQTKAMYHNGAATDDNSEFLQLIFSDTYEGNSSSELQIWDILDLYFPESFAAVQFNTLMGFGNDDCSYNECVDAADMVAMGISPPDKTRGVDDATCRAPVDYTSFYLQNRPSDSENECSSASCMVTGYECTDNQELPVGLLNLMDIGSPGNSDDLSRPSLNTKNIVLVLDLDETLVHSKLQPCDNFDFTLQVFFNMEDHTVYVRQRPHLEMFFNRVAQMFEVVVFTASESVYAEPLLDKLDPDRKLISRRFYRESCTFSNGSYTKDLTIFGVDLAKVVIVDNTPQVFQLQVDNGIPIKSWFDDPTDVELMELLQFLATLVDAKDVRPIISKNFNNKPQLIGSD is encoded by the exons ATGACCAATTTACACCCACTCTTACCATGTGATTATGGATCATCG GTTCCTACACTGACACCATGCTGCTCACACCCTGAAACTGTATTCTCACCTAATTGGAAACAGGATGATCCTCAGACAAAAGCAATGTATCACAATGGTGCAG CAACGGATGACAACTCTGAGTTTCTTCAACTAATTTTTAGTGACACTTACGAAGGGAACAGTTCAAGTGAACTGCAAATTTGGGATATTTTAGATCTGTATTTCCCTGAAAGCTTTGCCGCTGTTCAATTCAATACGCTGATGGGTTTTGGAAATGATGATTGTAGTTATAATGAGTGTGTGGATGCTGCTGATATGGTAGCGATGGGCATTTCTCCCCCAGATAAAACAAGGGGCGTGGATGATGCTACTTGCAGGGCTCCAGTTGATTATACTAGCTTTTACCTTCAAAATAGACCATCAGATTCAGAGAATGAGTGCAGCTCTGCCTCTTGCATGGTGACAGGATATGAATGTACTGATAATCAAGAACTACCAGTAGGTCTTCTGAATTTAATGGATATTGGTTCACCAGGCAATTCAGATGACTTATCCAGACCATCACTGAACACAAAAAACATCGTGCTTGTGCTGGATTTGGATG AAACCCTTGTTCATTCAAAGCTACAACCCTGTGATAATTTTGACTTCACCCTTCAAGTTTTCTTTAATATGGAAGATCATACAGTATACGTGAGGCAGAGGCCTCACCTCGAGATGTTCTTCAACCGAGTTGCTCAGATGTTTGAGGTTGTCGTTTTCACAGCTAGTGAGAGTGTTTATGCTGAGCCTCTACTAGATAAACTCGATCCAGATCGGAAACTGATTTCACGCCGTTTTTACCGTGAATCGTGTACATTTTCCAATGGTAGCTACACAAAGGACCTAACAATTTTCGGAGTTGACTTGGCAAAAGTTGTGATAGTTGACAATACTCCACAG GTCTTCCAGCTGCAGGTCGACAACGGCATACCCATAAAGAGCTGGTTTGATGACCCCACAGATGTTGAGTTGATGGAACTGCTTCAATTCCTTGCGACCCTCGTTGATGCCAAGGATGTTCGACCAATAATCTCCAAGAACTTCAACAACAAACCTCAATTGATAGGATCGGATTAG
- the LOC117846960 gene encoding serine carboxypeptidase-like 50: MAPASPVVVLVFFAVTVPLSAAAGATLVFPKEALPTKSGYLPIPPANASLFFAFYEATQPLTAPASTPLLLWLQGGPGCSSLLGNFFELGPYFVTPDAETLSPNPFAWNRRFGLLFIDSPLGTGFSAAPSPADIPTNQSVIAAHILAALQSFLALDPSFRARPFFLAGESYAGKYVPATGAHILDVNPTLPEARRVNLRGVAIGNGLTHPVAQVATHADSAYFTGLINARQKRELEELQAEAVALTRAERWREASDARGRVLSRLQNMTGLATLYDAAKQRPYQTEPVVAFLNRAEAKAALGARGDVAWEECSDAVGAAMHADVMRSVRPEAESLLRRTRVLLYQGVRDLRDGVVSTEAWLGGVGWHGLHAFLDADRAVWRTRGDGELAGYLQCSGALSHAVVYGAGHLVPADNGRAAQEMIEDWVLQAGPFGRRGGDGLRCAA, encoded by the coding sequence ATGGCTCCGGCGAGTCctgtcgtcgtcctcgtcttcTTCGCCGTAACCGTCCCGCTCTCTGCTGCTGCGGGGGCGACTCTGGTGTTCCCCAAGGAAGCCCTCCCCACCAAGTCGGGGTACCTCCCCATCCCGCCCGCCAACGCCTCGCTCTTCTTCGCCTTCTACGAGGCCACCCAACCGCTCACCGCGCCGGCCTCCACGCCGCTCCTCCTCTGGCTGCAGGGCGGACCCGGCTGCTCCAGCCTCCTCGGCAACTTCTTCGAGCTCGGCCCCTACTTCGTGACCCCCGACGCCGAGACCCTCTCTCCCAACCCCTTCGCGTGGAACCGCCGCTTCGGGCTGCTCTTCATCGACAGCCCGCTCGGTACCGGGTTCAGCGCCGCGCCGTCCCCCGCCGACATCCCCACCAACCAGTCCGTCATCGCCGCGCACATCCTCGCCGCGCTGCAGTCGTTCCTCGCCCTCGACCCCAGCTTCCGCGCGCGGCCGTTCTTCCTCGCCGGCGAGAGCTACGCCGGCAAGTACGTCCCAGCGACGGGGGCGCACATCCTGGACGTGAACCCGACGCTGCCGGAGGCGCGGCGCGTCAACCTCCGCGGCGTGGCGATCGGCAACGGGCTCACGCACCCCGTCGCGCAGGTGGCCACGCACGCGGACTCGGCCTACTTCACGGGCCTCATCAACGCGCGGCAGAAGCGGGAGCTCGAGGAGCtgcaggcggaggcggtggcgctgacGCGCGCGGAGCGGTGGCGCGAGGCGTCGGACGCGCGGGGGCGGGTGCTGTCGCGGCTGCAGAACATGACCGGCCTGGCCACGCTGTACGACGCGGCGAAGCAGCGGCCGTACCAGACGGAGCCCGTGGTCGCGTTCCTGAACAGGGCGGAGGCCAAGGCGGCGCTGGGCGCGCGCGGGGACGTGGCGTGGGAGGAGTGCAGCGACGCGGTGGGCGCCGCGATGCACGCGGACGTGATGAGGAGCGTGAGGCCCGAGGCGGAGTCGCTGCTGCGGCGCACGCGCGTGCTGCTGTACCAGGGCGTCCGCGACCTCAGGGACGGCGTCGTGTCGACGGAGGCGTGGCTCGGCGGCGTGGGATGGCACGGGCTGCACGCGTTCCTCGATGCCGACCGCGCCGTGTGGCGGACGCGGGGCGACGGGGAGCTCGCGGGCTACTTGCAGTGCTCCGGCGCGCTCTCGCACGCGGTGGTGTACGGGGCCGGGCATCTCGTGCCGGCGGACAACGGCCGCGCCGCGCAGGAGATGATCGAGGATTGGGTGCTGCAGGCGGGGCCGTTCGGGCGCCGCGGTGGCGACGGCTTGAGGTGCGCCGCCTGA